From the genome of Elusimicrobiaceae bacterium:
CCATTGAACTACGCCCGCAAAAAAGACGTCCTGTATATTATAGCAAAAATATACATTTCGCAAAAGTGATTTTTGCGGCGGAGTACTTTTTCAGCTACTTATATTATATCAAAAAAGCAGAGCAATGATGAGATATTTTTCCTTTGGCAGACACAAAAAAGGGGGGAAGCCGCGCCCCTCTACGGGACATAACCCTTTCAAAAATAGGCTCTCTGTTGGCTTCCCCTACCGCTAGTATAAACTAAAAGTAAATTTTTTCAAGGGGTATTTTTCAAAAAAGTGTTTTTTTGCTATAATATAGGTAACAACTTAAGTAGTTGTGACGGTGCGGTGGCCAAGTGGTAAGGCGAGAGTCTGCAAAACTCTTATTCGTGGGTTCGATTCCCACCCGCACCTTTTTTTTCTGCGTATTTTACTTTCTGACTTCGTTCTCGCTCCCTCGGATACTTCGGGCTCCGCCCTTTTACAGTATACTCTCGGTCGCTGCGGCCTCGTCATAAAAATAAAATACTTTGAAAAATCCGCAAGTATATGAAATCTGTGCGAGCCCGGCCTGCAGGAAAATTCCGTCAGGAATTTTACCGGAAGGCGATCTCCACCCGCACCTTTTTTCTGCGTATTTTACTTTCTGCAAAATAAAATTTCGTTTCACACTTACAAAAACAGCCCCGTAAATTGCGGGGCTGTTTTTGATTAAATTCACTAATTTGTTTTAGCGCGCGGGACGACGTTGCAACGGTTTGTCGGCAGTCACTCCTACGCCAACCGCTCCGGCCGCCGCCATTTGTTTCCAACCGAATCGTGATAAAAATTTTCCTATTCCGGCCTTGCTAAATTGAAGCACTCTACGCGCTCCTAAATCCACCACCGCAATATCCAACATCATACGAATGGGCATTACGCGCATAAGTCTTTTCCCAACCACTTTTACGCCGGCCTTCACACCTATACCGAGCGTCTCGAACAGCAAGCCGAGCCCTGTCCATTCGGCCGTTACTTCACAAATTCCTTGTACTGTAGTGCATACTACAGAAGCCGGATATCCTTTTTTAATCTTCGCGTATAATTCGCTCTGCAACGCTTGTTCGTTGGGCCCCCATCCTTCCAAAAATGCGTTCTCAAATAATTCTCTTCCGGTGCGCATAGAAATCAAAGGAACGTACAAATACTTGGTAAAGTGGCCATCTGAATCGGTGGCAAAATAACTGCGGGTAAATTCTTCAATCAATTTAGAGGCTTCTTTGCTTGGACGCGTCGCATAAGAAACACACAGGGCCTCTACCAAAAATGACAACACCTGATGGCGGTGGCCATTGTCGGAATCTACGTAATTTCCTTTGCCGTCGGTACCGGGAGTAGGATGATTAAAATAAAATACTTCTCCGTCATTTGCAAAACGCAATTGCGCAGCCGTTTCCATATCACCGGTTTGTGCCCAACGAATTATCGGGTTCATGCCTCCCGTCTTAGTAAAAGATTCAAGCGTAGAATCCTCATCCTTGGAAGCAAAGAAATTGTTGGCTTGAGAGAACAAAGAAAGCATAGTAGTTTGGTTACTGGGATGCCACAGTTTCTTCTTTTTTACGCCGGTCATTACATAATCCGTTTCATAATATTGCAACCAATTATAATTATTAATCATCCGTTTCAAACTGTTTTCTAAACGCAAATGGCCCGCCTCATCCATCACACACGGCCAATCATATTCGGAAGCATACGCCGATAACATCAGTAGCACCCGGGCCGGCCAAATAGCATATTTGGCAGACATGTGGTTCAGAGACGCCTTCTCTACCTCTTGTATAGCCCGATCTCTTACGCTTAGGCGTTCTCCTTGGGTGCGGAAACGGCAATTATGCGATAAACTGGAGGCGGCCATCGCATAAAAAGAAAGTAATTTTTCATCTTCCAGCGGCGTTCTTTCCATGCGCTTAAATAATAGATCCACTAAATCTACACTTGAATCTGCAAACGCAAAATAATAAGCCAAATCTTGTGCGTCTTGCAAACTTAATTCTGAAATATAAGTTTTATGTAGCAAAATATCCTGTAACAGATTAGCATCTACAATCATCTTATTGCGGCGATAATCCGGTATATCCGAAACAGGGGGCAACTCAATTTCAAGATTTGCCATATACGGATCTAACATTTGAGAAAGTTTGCGGGATTCTTCCCAATTAATAGGATTTATTTGAAGGTTTGGAAGCGGATATTGCAGACCTATTTGCGTGTCTGTTTGTTGGGAAGGCGCGCCGAACTGTGCACTCGTTTGTAATTGCGTTTGTGCACACAGACTGATAGACAACAGCAAAGCATTAAAAGTGTAAAATATCCTCTTCATACTTATAGTATGGTAAAAAAATACTTCTTACACAAGGGCTTTTAGACCTATCTTAGTTAGGCAAAAAGGCCCAGACGAAAAAGAGACCGCTTTCAACAAGCAGTCTCTTTTTTCACAAAAACTTCCTAAATAGCCAAGCTGATTAACAGGGCCACAGCACCAATGGATAAACACACCGCCGCAGCCGCCGGCACCAACACAAAACACAGCGCTCCTAAGGCTTTGTTGAGGCTTACCTGCACCGCACGCGCAGCATTGAGCACGGCAAACGAAAAACGTAAAATTAACGTCACCGCACATACCAAAGCCATCAGCGGAGCAAAACCTTCTGAGGCCATTGCAATCAAAGAAAAACACAACAAAAGCCCTTGCACAAAACCGGAAATGCCCAGCGCAATAAATAACGCGGACGGGCCATTATCATCAGAAAAGAAATTCAAAAACAAACCCGATAATGCCGCCCACAAATAACCCAGCGACACTTCCAGTAACCAGAAAAAGACAAACCGCCACAAAAAACCCCAAGCAGATAAATCTTTCCCCAGCCAAAAGAAACAGACCCAACACAAAGCCGCTACACCATATCCGGCAAAGGCCGCATTAAAGCGGCGCTCTTGCACCAACTGGCGTACCGTGGAGGCAGGATCTTTTACATATGAAAAATAGGCGTTCCACAATGCCCGCATAATTCCTCCTAAAACACCCACAAATACGACACACTGGGTGTGCTTAATGTTTGCAGTTGTTTAGGCAAGCTCTTGCTTTCCATATCGGAGCTAAATGAGAAAATCAAATCACGCAAGTTATCTTTTCTCTGGCTGATGATTTTAGGATCTTTCAGTCCTACCAGCTCTCCGGCCAATTGTTTGGCTGTTTCTTCCCCACCTAATTTATCAATAAAGCCTAAGTTGTAGGCGCGTTGACCGGTGAACACGCGTCCGTCGGTGTATTCGGCTAAAATATCCGGGGCCACATTGGGACGGCCTTCTTTTACTGCTGAGAAAAATTGAGAATAGGTGTCATTAACCATATCTTGCAGCAAATTCTTTTCCGCTTCCGTCATTTGGCGGTAGGCAGAACCGATGTCTTTATATTTTCCGGACGTAATCGGCGTCATTTGAATTCCTAATTTATCAAACAAGCCTACCACATTTCCGGCTTGCATAATCACACCTACAGAACCGGTAATGGTGCCGGGTTCGGCCACAATTTGATCAGCTGCCATGGCGATATAAAAAGCACCGCTGGCCGCCACATCTCTAAACAAAGCGACTACTTTTTTGCCTTGTTCTTTGGCTTTTAAAATTTCGCCATAAATATCCTGCACGGAAGCTACAGTACCACCCGGCGAATTGATATCCAGCACAATGGCTTTTACACGTTCGTCTTTAGCAGCTTCCCGAATCCGTTTGGATATAGAAGAAGCACTGGAAGGACGGCTAAACGGACTGGAATCCTCCGACTCTTCAATGACGCCGCGCACTTTAATCCATGCCAGACCGGCTTCCTTTTTATTCTTAGAATTTTTCTTAAATGCAAAAGAAGTATCGGCAACGATTTCTTCCTTTTGGCAGGTCATGCCGGGCTTTACGCTCAGATAAACGCCGCAAACAGCGGAAATACAAAATGCGATCAACAGCAAAAAGAACCAAAACCCGACAGAGGTATGTATAGGAGAAGGGTCTTTATGATCCGCGGGTACAATTTCAATATCCTGCGGAGGAACTGTTTTTTCATTCTCTTTTAATTTTTGTTCCCAATTTTCCGGTCCGTGAATGTCCGTATTGGGAATTGTATTAGTATCTTCCGGATTTTCTTCCATATATAAACTCCTTTTTAAAGTAAATCTTACTTCATTATACCAATTAATGCTAGAATAATTGAAAGAAAAAACACCGACAGTCAACAGGCAGGAGGAGATATGTTTAGAGGGATTTATACGGCTTTGGCCACTCCATTTACAACAATGGGAAAAATTGATTTTACCGCCTTGGAAACACTGATAGAAAAACAAATCGCTGCCGGTATAGACGGACTGGTATTACTGGGCACTACGGCAGAAGCGGCCACATTGGACGAAGCCGAAAAGGATGAGTTATTATGCGCCGCCATGAAACAAATCAACAAGCGTGTCAAAGTAATCATCGGTACCGGCACCAATTGCACCCGCACCATGTTGCAAAATACGCAAGCGGCTTTGAAGCATAATCCCGACGCAGTGTTAATTGTAACTCCTTACTATAATAAACCCAATCCGGCCGGACTCATCGAACATTATCGCCAAGCCGGCTTGTTAGGGGCTCCCATCGTGCTCTATCATATCCCGGGCCGCACCGGCTTAAAAGTACCCCTGCCGGTCATGGAACAACTGCTTGAAAAAGTACCGCAAGTCAAAGCGGTAAAAGAATCTGATTATGATATGACGCACGTTACAGAAATGGCCACTCGTTTATCGGGAAGAATTAATTATTTGTGCGGTAATGATGATTTGTTTCCACAGTATTTATCATTGCAGGCCTCCGGCATTATCAGTGCCGCAGGCAATATCTTGGCTCCGGCTTTTGTGCAAATGTACCATGCTTGGCAAAAAAATAAACCGACCCAAACTTTTGAGATATTTAAGCAAGTATATCCTCTTATTAAAGGGTGCTATTTGGAAACCAATCCCACCTGCGTAAAATATGCTTTGTCTTGTCTGGGGATTGGCACAAGTCAGGTGCGTTTGCCGTTAGGCCCCATTACACCGGAGCATCAAAAAACGGTAGAACAAATTTTAGGACAAACAGAAAAATCCTTTTTGATTTAGGAGTATTATGAAAACAGTAGGTATCGTTGGAATCAATGGCACCGTAGGCCAAAAATTGCGAGCGCAATTAGAACAAGTTTCTTCCCCCTTTGAACTGAAAACCTTTGGAAGAAATGATGAAATACCGGCTTTAGATATTGCAGTCTTATGCACGGACAACGCAGATAGCGTCCACCTCTATGAGCAGCTTAAAAACCGCGTACGTTTTATTATTGATATGTCCGCTCAATATCGCCAAGACCCCCAAGTGCCGCTGGTGATTCCGGAAATCAATCCGCAAACGATTACCCCAAATACGCGGCTGATTGCCAGCCCTAATTGCACCACTACTGGGCTGGTCATGACGCTAAAACCGCTTATGGCGCACTACAATTTACAAGAAGTATTTTTCTGTTCCTATCAAGCTATCAGCGGAGGCGGTAAGAAATTGCTGGAAGATTTCCACACGCACGGTTCTTTGTATGAAAATAACTGTGTGCCTTTAATCGGTTCTATTCAAGAGAATGGCTATACCTCCGAAGAATTGAAAGGTTTGTACGAAACGCGTAAAATTTTAGATTTGCCACACCTCAAAGTATATCCGCATACCGTGCGCGTAGCCGTAGAAAATGCTCATAGCTTGGGCGTTACGTTGCGTGCTGATAAAGCGTTTGATTTAGAGCTAGTCAAAACAGTATGGAACAAATTTCCAAACTTAAAATATAGTGAAGAAATAGTGACCCCTAAACAAATCAGCGGTTCGCAAACTACTTATGCATGCCGTTTGCGCAGAGATGTAGAGGACTCCACCATGATTCACTATTTTATTACCTTTGACAACTTGCTCAAGGGGGCTGCCATGAATGCGCGGCAAATTGTAGAGTGGTTATTGGAGAAAGAGCTGTGAAACAAGTTATTATCAACGGCATTAACGGAAAAATGGGGCAGGCCATTCAACGCCTCATTAAACAAAACCCGCAACTGGACTTAGCCGTAGCCGGCGGACGCGAACCCGGTGACGGGCTGGCCATGCAAGGCGACATCATTATTGATTTTTCTTCGCCGCAGGGAGCGCAAGACGCTTTTCAGTGGGCCAAAGAACACAAAGCCGCTTGTTTGATTGGCACCACCAATCTGCCCGAACGCTTTTTATTTCAGATGCAGGAAGAACGGAAAATTCCGCTTTTTTATGCACCCAATGTCAGTTTGAGCGTATATTTCTTCGGGGAATTGCTAAAAAAATCGGTGCAACTCTACAGCGGATATGATTTGCAACTGCATGAAATTCATCATAACCAAAAGAAGGATGCACCTTCGGGTACTGCCAAAAAGTTGGCGGACTTAATTAATTTCCCGGTGGAAAAAATCACGTATGAGCGCATCGGCCAAGTGCCGGGCACGCACCAACTCTCTTTAACGGGGGTGTATGACAAAATTACCCTAACACACGAAGCTCTCAACCGTGATTTATTTGCTTCTTCAGCAGTACAAATTGCCGCATGGCTTGTGAAACAGCCGGCAGGGTTTTATACCATGTCCGACTATGCAAAATGCTATTTGAAATCTTCTAAAAAAGGACATTATTAATATGAAAATTCACTTTGTAGGAATTGGCGGAGTAGGCATGAGTGCACTGGCGCAACTGCATGCCATGAGCGGAGATACAGTCACCGGTTCTGACCGCTTAATCAATAAAGGATATACAGATTTGGCTCTGTGGGAATACTTAAAAAAATTAAATATCTCTCTTTTTCCGCAGGACGGTAGTGGGCTCGATAAAGATACAGACTTAGTGATTTTATCGTCTGCCATTGAAAGCGACAACCCGGAAATTAAAAAAGCCAAAGAGCTGGATATTCCCACCATGCACCGCTCGGAATTATTGGCTAAACACGTAGCCGAACATCGCACGATTGCCGTTTCCGGCACCAGCGGCAAAAGCACTACCACCGCCATGGTGTATGAAATTTTAGCTTACGCCGGCAAAAGCCCTTCCGTCATCACCGGAGCGGCCATTTTGTCTTTGCAAAAAGAGCAGGGCGTGTTTGGCAATGTGTATAAAGGAGCTTCGGACTTACTGGTCATTGAGGCCGACGAAAGCGACGGCTCTATCGTCAAATATCATCCGTATTTGGGATTGTGTTTGAATTTGCGCAAAGACCATAAAGAGCTGGATGTCTTGCAAGGATTTTTTACTCAATTTATCAAACACTGCCAAAAAGCGGTGGTCAATGTAGAAGAAGATAATCTCAAAGCTGCCGGAGCCGGTTGCAAAACATTTGGTTTGCATCAAGGAGATATTCATCCGGAAAATATCCGCGCCAATGGGTTCGGATCTGACTTTGAAATTAACGGACAAAAATTTCATCTTAACATCCCGGGCCTGCATAATATCGCCAATGCCACCGCGGCCGTAGCCGCAGCGTTGGAATGCGACGTAGATTTAAAGACTGCCGCAGCCGCTCTGGAGAAATTTTCAGGCATTGCGCGTCGCTTTGCTTCTATCGGTTCATACAACAACATTGAAGTGATTGATGATTTTGCTCACAATCCACACAAATTACATGCTACGATTGATGCCGCACATTTACGAGGAAAACGTGTACTGGCGTTTTATCAGCCGCATGCTTTCACTTCTATTAAATTGCTCACACCCGAATTTGTGGAAAATTTAAGCCAATGTATCGGCCCTAATGACGGGTTATGGCTTACCGAAGTATATTATCCGGGCGGCACCATTCCGCAAGGAATTACCAGCAAAAGCGTATATGACGGCTTGAAAGCCAATGGGGTCAATGCACATTTTGACCCGTGCCGCGAACATTTACTGGCGGATATGGCCGCGGCCGCTCAACCCGGAGATATTTTACTGGTACTGGGAGCACGCGACCCAACCTTAACGGACTTTGCCAAAAAATTATTAAAGGCCGTCAAAACACATCACAAAAATACATGCACTTGCACCGAATGTATGCTGGGCAATTGCTGTATGGCTTTTGAGAAATAATATGTATTTCTTGGATTCGCACGCCCATTTATTAGATCCTGCTTTTGAACAGGATCGTGCCGAAGTTATCCGTCGTATGCAAGAGACGGGCGTAACGCGATGGGTGGAAATTGGCTGTCAAACAGACGAGTGGGAACCCGCTCTAAATTTGTGTACGCAATATCCGCAACATACGGTGTGCGCTTTGGGAATTCATCCGGAATTTGCCCACACTTATACTCCCCATGAACAAGCCCGTTTAACCGAACTACTTAAAGACCCGCGCGTGGTGGCGGTGGGTGAAATCGGGCTGGATTATTTTTATTTAGCAGAGTGTCCGGAAGATATTCAACTGCATACGCTGCATCAAATGATTGCGCTGGCTAACTCTGTACAAAAACCCATTGTCTTACATGTGCGCCGTCAAGAAGAAGATTATACCCCGTACCTCAAAACGTTTGAAATACTCAAACACGAATGGACGCCTCTGCCGCGTTCTCATAGCGGCATATTACATTGTTTTTCCGCCGGATATGAGCAGGCCGCTCAAGCCTTAGATTATGGATTATTGCTGGGTATTAACGGATGTTTTACCTATAAGAAAAATGAATATATCCGGCAAGCCGTTAAAAAAGTAGGAGCCCGTCATTTGGTGTTAGAAACGGATTGCCCGTATTTGTCTCCGCAAGGCAAACGCGGCACCCGCAATGATCCCTCTAACATCCCGTTGATTGCACAGTGGGTAGCTGATTACTTAGATATGCCGGTTGAAAAACTGGCCGAAATCACCACGCAGAATGCATTAGAAGTATATGGTTGGAAATAGTCTTTGCTTTACAAAAAGATTAATTATTTGTAAGCCCATTCTGCACGCAACATATAAAATTTAGTAGAATGAAACAAAGCAGTTGGATAAGGGGAAAAACATGAGTAACCGAAGGATGGCCCGCGAATGTGCTTTGCAATGTTTATACTATGCCGACAGTGCCAAATTGGCTGACGGCACCCAAGTGGCGCCCTATACGGCTGATTTTGAGAGAGAACTGGGCGAATACTTTCCGTTCTGCAAAGATTTGGTAGACGGCACTGCTCACTACTTACCTCAAATTGATATCCTCGTATCCAAATATGCCAAGAACTGGACTATTAACCGAATGTCAGTAGTAGACCGTTCCATTTTGCGTATGGCTGCTTACGAACTAGTATTTAGCAAAGAAAAAACTCCGGTGCCGGCTATTATTGACGAAGCTATTGAGCTGGCCAAAAAATTTTCTACCGATAATTCCAGCAAATTTATCAACGGCTTACTTGACCAGTTGAAAAAAGAACGTAAATAAAGAAACGTTATGGCTTTTAATCCTGCCGAAGAAATTGCCCGTCTGCGTAAAGAAATAGAATTTCACAATCATCAGTATTATGATTTAGATGACCCTATTCTTTCCGACACACAGTATGACGAGCTGTATCAGCGATTAAAAGAGTTGGAATCTCGCTACCCGCAGTTCATCACCGTTGATTCTCCTACACAAAAAATAGGCGGCCGCGCCAGCGCTACGTTTGCTCCCGTTACCCATGGAGTACCAATGATGAGTTTGGATAATTCCTACAATGCGCAAGACGTGTTGGCTTGGCATGAACGTTGCTGTAAAGGGCTAGCCAATACTTCTTTTGAAATGGTGTTGGAAGCAAAAATTGACGGAGTGTCTTGCTCGCTTAGTTATGTAGACGGCGTGCTTACTACTGCGGCCAGCAGAGGAGACGGCAAAGTAGGGGAAGATATTACCGCCAATGTACTGCATGTACACGGCATTCCGCACCGCCTGCAAAATGCACCTGCCGGCGTGCTGGAAATACGCGGTGAAATTTATTTGAACAAAGCTGATTTGGCCTCCTTAAATGAAAAACAGGCAGCCCAAAACCAATTAATTTTTGCCAATACCCGCAATGCGGCGGCCGGTTCTCTGCGTCAAAAAGACCCTGCCATTTCTGCCTCCCGGCCTCTACGTTTTTTTGCTCATTCGTTTGGTCGCGGCGATATTATGGCAGAAAGTTTTAGCGGATTTATCGCTGCTTGCCAACAATGGGGTTTTGACGTTTCACCGGTACGACTGCAAACTGCGGATATTAAACAAATTATTCAGTTTTATAAAGATTTTGACACGCAGCGCCATGAGTTACCCTTTGATACAGACGGGCTGGTCATTAAAGTCAATTCTTTTGAGCAACAATTGATTTTGGGTAACACGGCTAAAAGTCCGCGTTGGGCCATCGCTTTTAAATATCCCGCCGAACAAGCCACCACCACCGTCAATCATGTTTTATTTTCCGTGGGACGTTCGGGCATTATCACACCGGTGGCCCAAGTGCAACCGGTATCGTGTGCCGGGGTAGTAATTTCCAATGCTACCTTACATAATTTTGACGAAATTAAACGCTTAGGTCTGCGTGTCGGGGATAAAATTATTATCGAGCGCGCCGGAGAAGTAATTCCAAAAGTAGTTAAGGTGGTGGAGCATATCGGTCAAGAAGAAATTGTGCCGCCGACAACATGCCCCGCCTGCGGACGGCCGGTTTATAAAGCTGAAGGGGAAGTGGGATACTATTGTGTCAATCCCGCCTGTCCGGCCCAAGTGAAGGGGCGCATTTTGCACTATGCCAGCCGAGGAGCTATGGATATCGACGGCATGGGTGATGCCGCCGTTGAAGAACTGGTAGACCGTAATTTCGTAAAAGATTTTGCCGATTTATATCAACTTCACTTTTTCCATTTATTATCACTGGAAAATTTCAAAGAAAAAAAATCTCAAAATTTACTCGACGGATTAGAGGCCAGCAAAAAACGTCCTCTCTCACGCTTGCTTTTTGCACTGGGGATTGCCTTTGTAGGGGCTAAAACTGCGGAAACTTTAGCAGATCATTTTCATACCTTGGATGCTTTAATGCAGGCCAGCCGTGAAGAATTGCAAAACATTCCCGACATTGGCGAGGCAGTTTCCCAAAGCGTGTATGATTTCTTTCATGATCCGGCCGCTCGGGAACAGATAGAAAAATTGCGTCAATTAGGTGTCAACTTTACCCAGCCGGAAAAACAAGTTTCTTCCCGCGTATTAGAAGGGAAAACGATTGTATTTACCGGAGAAATAGAGGGTCTCTCCCGCACGCAGGCAGAGTTACTTGCACGACAACACGGAGCCAAAACCAGCGGCACCGTTTCCTCTAAAACCTCTTTTGTGGTAGCCGCAAAAGCCGCCGGACTCAAATTGAAAAAAGCACAAACATTAGGTGTACCCGTAATTACTCCGGAAGAATTTTTCAAAATGATCCAACCTTAAAAGTTTTACATTCCCCATTTCTTACCGATAATTTGCAACTTGCAATATGCAAAATTTGTTATACTAAAAAAGACGTATACAATTTGATCTGTTTTTGGAACCGTATATGGAATACGGAGAGCCCTAAAAGGGTCCTTATCCCGCCAAAAACAGCCGATATAAAGCACAAAATGAACGGCTTAATTACCCGTTTGTTTTGTGCTCAATGTTTACCGCCTTTTGGCGGTAAACTACGGCTGTTTGCTTTTGGGATCTGGGATAAGGGCTCAAGGTAAACAGCCGTTTTTCATATCCGTTTTCCAAAAGCAAAAACTAATAAGGAGAATGAATATGAAACGCAAACAAGGTTTTACTCTTATAGAACTACTGGTAGTGGTAC
Proteins encoded in this window:
- the sppA gene encoding signal peptide peptidase SppA, which translates into the protein MEENPEDTNTIPNTDIHGPENWEQKLKENEKTVPPQDIEIVPADHKDPSPIHTSVGFWFFLLLIAFCISAVCGVYLSVKPGMTCQKEEIVADTSFAFKKNSKNKKEAGLAWIKVRGVIEESEDSSPFSRPSSASSISKRIREAAKDERVKAIVLDINSPGGTVASVQDIYGEILKAKEQGKKVVALFRDVAASGAFYIAMAADQIVAEPGTITGSVGVIMQAGNVVGLFDKLGIQMTPITSGKYKDIGSAYRQMTEAEKNLLQDMVNDTYSQFFSAVKEGRPNVAPDILAEYTDGRVFTGQRAYNLGFIDKLGGEETAKQLAGELVGLKDPKIISQRKDNLRDLIFSFSSDMESKSLPKQLQTLSTPSVSYLWVF
- the dapA gene encoding 4-hydroxy-tetrahydrodipicolinate synthase, whose protein sequence is MFRGIYTALATPFTTMGKIDFTALETLIEKQIAAGIDGLVLLGTTAEAATLDEAEKDELLCAAMKQINKRVKVIIGTGTNCTRTMLQNTQAALKHNPDAVLIVTPYYNKPNPAGLIEHYRQAGLLGAPIVLYHIPGRTGLKVPLPVMEQLLEKVPQVKAVKESDYDMTHVTEMATRLSGRINYLCGNDDLFPQYLSLQASGIISAAGNILAPAFVQMYHAWQKNKPTQTFEIFKQVYPLIKGCYLETNPTCVKYALSCLGIGTSQVRLPLGPITPEHQKTVEQILGQTEKSFLI
- a CDS encoding TatD family hydrolase, which produces MYFLDSHAHLLDPAFEQDRAEVIRRMQETGVTRWVEIGCQTDEWEPALNLCTQYPQHTVCALGIHPEFAHTYTPHEQARLTELLKDPRVVAVGEIGLDYFYLAECPEDIQLHTLHQMIALANSVQKPIVLHVRRQEEDYTPYLKTFEILKHEWTPLPRSHSGILHCFSAGYEQAAQALDYGLLLGINGCFTYKKNEYIRQAVKKVGARHLVLETDCPYLSPQGKRGTRNDPSNIPLIAQWVADYLDMPVEKLAEITTQNALEVYGWK
- the nusB gene encoding transcription antitermination factor NusB, giving the protein MSNRRMARECALQCLYYADSAKLADGTQVAPYTADFERELGEYFPFCKDLVDGTAHYLPQIDILVSKYAKNWTINRMSVVDRSILRMAAYELVFSKEKTPVPAIIDEAIELAKKFSTDNSSKFINGLLDQLKKERK
- the ligA gene encoding NAD-dependent DNA ligase LigA encodes the protein MAFNPAEEIARLRKEIEFHNHQYYDLDDPILSDTQYDELYQRLKELESRYPQFITVDSPTQKIGGRASATFAPVTHGVPMMSLDNSYNAQDVLAWHERCCKGLANTSFEMVLEAKIDGVSCSLSYVDGVLTTAASRGDGKVGEDITANVLHVHGIPHRLQNAPAGVLEIRGEIYLNKADLASLNEKQAAQNQLIFANTRNAAAGSLRQKDPAISASRPLRFFAHSFGRGDIMAESFSGFIAACQQWGFDVSPVRLQTADIKQIIQFYKDFDTQRHELPFDTDGLVIKVNSFEQQLILGNTAKSPRWAIAFKYPAEQATTTVNHVLFSVGRSGIITPVAQVQPVSCAGVVISNATLHNFDEIKRLGLRVGDKIIIERAGEVIPKVVKVVEHIGQEEIVPPTTCPACGRPVYKAEGEVGYYCVNPACPAQVKGRILHYASRGAMDIDGMGDAAVEELVDRNFVKDFADLYQLHFFHLLSLENFKEKKSQNLLDGLEASKKRPLSRLLFALGIAFVGAKTAETLADHFHTLDALMQASREELQNIPDIGEAVSQSVYDFFHDPAAREQIEKLRQLGVNFTQPEKQVSSRVLEGKTIVFTGEIEGLSRTQAELLARQHGAKTSGTVSSKTSFVVAAKAAGLKLKKAQTLGVPVITPEEFFKMIQP